One segment of Streptomyces sp. TG1A-8 DNA contains the following:
- a CDS encoding Na+/H+ antiporter, with the protein MDVMPLLLLVAASAAIAAAARRTPVPAPLLLVAAGLAVSALPGVPDYTLDPEVVLPLLLPPLLYTSAADSSYLDLRAQLRPVALLSVGYVLFATVAVGWAAYLIVPGMPLTAALVLGAVVAPPDAVAATAVARRVGLPSRITTILQGESLLNDATAITAYKVALAAAVGEGATWAGGIGEFLLAAVGGVGIGLVLMAPLHWLRTHLREPLLQNTLSLLIPFVAYGVAEQVHASGVLAVVVVALYLGHRAWEVDFATRLQEEAVWKMVAFVLESAVFALIGLQLPVVLKGLGQYEGLVAAWYAVVLFLVVVLTRFVWVFPATFLPRLLSARIRAREENPTWRGALVTGWAGMRGVVSLAIAFSVPLTVHGGGPFPQRTLILFLTFTTVIGTLVTQGLSLPPLIRLLRFPGRDRQAQTLAEANAQAQASRAAESRLGELLTDERNTLPPPLADRLRSVLERRRNAVWERLGQVNPVTGESVDETYRRLSREMIGAEREVFVMLRDHRYIDDEMLRALLRRLDLEEAAAYREAG; encoded by the coding sequence ATGGACGTGATGCCGCTGCTGTTGCTGGTGGCGGCGAGCGCCGCCATCGCCGCGGCGGCCCGGCGCACGCCGGTGCCGGCGCCCCTGCTGCTGGTCGCGGCCGGCCTCGCGGTCTCCGCCCTCCCCGGAGTGCCGGACTACACCCTCGACCCCGAGGTCGTCCTGCCGCTGCTGCTGCCGCCGCTGCTGTACACCTCCGCCGCCGACAGCTCCTACCTCGACCTGCGGGCCCAGCTCAGACCGGTGGCGCTGCTGTCGGTGGGCTACGTGCTCTTCGCGACCGTCGCGGTCGGCTGGGCCGCCTACCTGATCGTCCCCGGCATGCCGCTGACCGCCGCGCTCGTACTGGGCGCGGTGGTGGCGCCGCCGGACGCGGTGGCCGCCACGGCGGTCGCGCGCCGGGTCGGCCTGCCGTCCCGGATCACCACCATCCTGCAGGGCGAGTCCCTCCTGAACGACGCCACCGCGATCACCGCCTACAAGGTCGCCCTGGCCGCGGCCGTCGGCGAGGGCGCGACCTGGGCGGGCGGCATCGGCGAGTTCCTGCTCGCCGCCGTCGGCGGCGTCGGCATCGGCCTCGTCCTCATGGCACCCCTGCACTGGCTGCGCACGCACCTGCGAGAACCCCTGCTGCAGAACACCCTCTCCCTGCTCATCCCGTTCGTCGCCTACGGCGTCGCCGAGCAGGTGCACGCCTCCGGGGTCCTCGCCGTCGTGGTCGTCGCCCTCTACCTCGGCCACCGCGCGTGGGAGGTCGACTTCGCCACCCGGCTCCAGGAGGAGGCGGTCTGGAAGATGGTCGCCTTCGTCCTGGAGTCCGCGGTCTTCGCGCTGATCGGCCTCCAGCTGCCGGTCGTCCTCAAGGGGCTCGGGCAGTACGAGGGCCTCGTGGCCGCCTGGTACGCCGTCGTGCTCTTCCTGGTCGTCGTCCTCACCCGGTTCGTCTGGGTCTTCCCGGCGACCTTCCTGCCCCGCCTGCTGTCGGCGCGCATCCGCGCGCGCGAGGAGAACCCGACCTGGCGGGGCGCCCTGGTCACCGGCTGGGCCGGCATGCGGGGGGTGGTGTCCCTCGCCATCGCCTTCTCCGTTCCGCTCACCGTGCACGGCGGCGGCCCCTTCCCGCAGCGCACCCTGATCCTCTTCCTGACCTTCACCACCGTCATCGGCACACTGGTCACGCAGGGCCTGAGCCTGCCCCCGCTCATCCGCCTGCTGAGGTTCCCCGGCCGCGACCGGCAGGCCCAGACCCTCGCCGAGGCCAACGCCCAGGCCCAGGCCTCCCGCGCCGCCGAGAGCCGGCTGGGCGAACTCCTCACCGACGAGCGCAACACCCTGCCCCCGCCGCTCGCCGACCGCCTGCGCTCGGTCCTGGAGCGCCGCCGCAACGCCGTGTGGGAACGCCTCGGCCAGGTCAACCCGGTCACCGGCGAGTCCGTGGACGAGACCTACCGCCGCCTGTCCCGCGAGATGATCGGCGCCGAACGCGAGGTCTTCGTCATGCTCCGCGACCACCGCTACATCGACGACGAGATGCTCCGCGCACTGCTGCGCCGGCTCGACCTGGAGGAGGCCGCCGCCTACCGGGAGGCCGGCTGA
- a CDS encoding UBP-type zinc finger domain-containing protein, translating into MKQCTHADALPHPEPEPLSTTCRECLALGTHPVQLRLCLTCGHVGCCDSSPGRHATEHHEDSGHPVIRTFEPGEEWRWCFVDHVLV; encoded by the coding sequence ATGAAACAGTGCACGCACGCCGACGCGCTGCCGCACCCGGAGCCCGAGCCGCTGAGCACGACCTGCAGGGAGTGTCTCGCGCTCGGGACGCACCCGGTGCAGTTGCGGCTCTGCCTGACCTGTGGCCACGTCGGCTGCTGCGACTCCTCACCGGGACGGCACGCCACGGAGCACCACGAGGATTCCGGTCATCCCGTGATCCGGACCTTCGAGCCCGGCGAGGAGTGGCGCTGGTGCTTCGTCGACCACGTCCTCGTGTGA
- a CDS encoding anti-sigma factor, with protein sequence MSQIAGEPATQDFVEVRLPAAGAYLSVLRTATAGLAARLDFTLDEIEDLRIAVDEACAILLQQAVPGSVLSCVFRLVDDSLEVTVSAPTTDGHAPSRDTFAWTVLSALAGKVSSAVDEDRTVSISLYKQRGAGPGPA encoded by the coding sequence GTGTCCCAGATCGCAGGCGAGCCCGCGACCCAGGACTTCGTGGAAGTCCGGCTGCCGGCTGCGGGTGCCTACCTGTCGGTGCTGCGGACGGCCACGGCCGGCCTGGCGGCCCGTTTGGACTTCACCCTGGACGAGATCGAGGACCTGCGCATCGCCGTGGACGAGGCCTGCGCGATCCTGCTGCAACAGGCCGTGCCCGGCTCCGTGCTCAGCTGCGTCTTCCGGCTGGTCGACGACTCGCTGGAGGTCACGGTCTCGGCGCCGACCACGGACGGCCACGCCCCCTCGCGGGACACCTTCGCCTGGACCGTGCTCTCGGCCCTCGCGGGCAAGGTCTCGTCCGCCGTCGACGAGGACAGGACCGTGTCGATCAGCCTCTACAAACAGCGCGGCGCGGGCCCCGGGCCGGCGTGA
- a CDS encoding RNA polymerase sigma factor SigF codes for MRNGDRPVRDEERGTRELPTQGADPADGSRRMADGIDGIPEQARPHPEGDSAQAGSDGAVQSAPARERGGTGSPSPPGARARGRATGGTMSEHERYAEDDALGAEAVQATQHDPHDRSGARALFVELRRLNAGSAEYAELRNRLVRMHLPLVEHLARRFRNRGEPLDDLTQVATIGLIKSVDRFDPERGVEFSTYATPTVVGEIKRHFRDKGWAVRVPRRLQELRLSLTTATAELSQLHGRSPTVHELAEKLAISEEEVLEGLESANAYSTLSLDVPDTDDESPAVADTLGAEDEALEGVEYRESLKPLLEDLPPREKRILLLRFFGNMTQSQIAQEVGISQMHVSRLLARTLAQLREKLLVEE; via the coding sequence GTGAGGAACGGGGATAGGCCGGTGCGGGACGAAGAGCGTGGCACACGGGAGCTGCCGACGCAGGGCGCGGACCCTGCGGACGGTTCCCGACGCATGGCGGACGGCATCGACGGCATCCCCGAGCAGGCCAGGCCGCACCCGGAGGGAGACTCCGCGCAGGCCGGCAGCGACGGTGCCGTGCAGAGCGCGCCCGCGCGGGAGCGTGGCGGGACCGGGTCCCCCTCGCCCCCGGGGGCGAGGGCTCGGGGAAGGGCTACGGGCGGGACGATGAGCGAGCACGAGCGGTACGCCGAGGACGACGCACTGGGCGCGGAGGCCGTGCAGGCCACTCAGCACGACCCCCACGACCGCAGCGGGGCGCGTGCGCTGTTCGTCGAGCTGCGCCGGCTGAACGCGGGCAGCGCGGAGTACGCGGAACTGCGCAACCGGCTGGTCCGCATGCACCTGCCGCTGGTCGAGCACCTGGCCCGTCGCTTCCGCAACCGCGGCGAGCCGCTGGACGACCTCACCCAGGTCGCCACGATCGGTCTGATCAAGTCCGTCGACCGCTTCGACCCGGAGCGCGGCGTGGAGTTCTCCACGTACGCCACCCCGACCGTCGTCGGCGAGATCAAGCGGCACTTCCGCGACAAGGGCTGGGCGGTCCGCGTGCCGCGCCGCCTGCAGGAGCTGCGGCTGTCGCTGACCACGGCGACGGCGGAGCTGTCCCAGTTGCACGGCCGCTCCCCCACGGTGCACGAGTTGGCGGAGAAGCTGGCCATCTCCGAGGAGGAGGTCCTGGAGGGCCTGGAGTCCGCGAACGCGTACTCGACGCTGTCGCTGGACGTCCCCGACACCGACGACGAGTCGCCGGCGGTCGCCGACACCCTGGGCGCCGAGGACGAGGCGCTGGAGGGCGTGGAGTACCGCGAGTCGCTCAAGCCGCTGCTGGAGGACCTGCCGCCGCGCGAGAAGCGGATCCTGCTGCTGCGCTTCTTCGGGAACATGACCCAGTCGCAGATCGCGCAGGAGGTCGGCATCTCCCAGATGCACGTCTCCCGGCTGCTGGCCCGCACGCTGGCCCAGCTGCGCGAGAAGCTCCTCGTCGAGGAGTGA
- a CDS encoding diacylglycerol kinase family protein — protein sequence MRALLVVNPAATTTSARRRDVLIHALASEMKLEAVTTEYRGHARDLGRQAAESDDIDMVVALGGDGTVNEVVNGLLHAGPAPERLPGLAVVPGGSTNVFARALGLPNDPVEATGALLDALREGRERIVGLGLTSGTPGTEDEAVPSRWFTFNAGLGFDAGVVGRVEQHRERGKKSTHALYVRQVVRQFLGEPHRRHGTITLERPGAGPVTGLVVAIVSNTSPWTYLGNRPMYTSPKASFDKGIDVLGLSRLSTAAVARYGTQLLTSSPERGPHGKHAVSLHDLDHFTLHSKVPLPLQMDGDHLGLRKSVTFTGVRRALRVIV from the coding sequence ATGCGTGCACTTCTCGTGGTCAATCCGGCGGCAACCACCACAAGCGCACGCAGGCGTGACGTGCTGATCCACGCGCTGGCCAGCGAGATGAAGCTGGAGGCCGTCACCACCGAGTACCGCGGCCACGCACGCGACCTGGGCCGGCAGGCGGCCGAGAGCGACGACATCGACATGGTGGTGGCCCTCGGCGGCGACGGCACCGTGAACGAGGTGGTCAACGGTCTGCTGCACGCCGGGCCCGCCCCGGAGCGCCTGCCCGGTCTCGCCGTGGTCCCGGGCGGCTCCACCAACGTCTTCGCCCGCGCCCTGGGCCTGCCCAACGATCCGGTCGAGGCCACCGGCGCCCTGCTGGACGCCCTGCGCGAGGGCCGGGAGCGGATCGTCGGCCTCGGGCTGACCTCGGGCACGCCCGGCACCGAGGACGAGGCGGTGCCGTCCCGCTGGTTCACCTTCAACGCGGGGCTGGGTTTCGACGCCGGCGTGGTCGGCCGGGTCGAGCAGCACCGCGAGCGCGGCAAGAAGTCGACGCACGCGCTGTACGTCCGCCAGGTGGTCCGGCAGTTCCTCGGCGAGCCCCACCGCCGGCACGGCACGATCACCCTGGAACGGCCCGGCGCCGGTCCCGTCACCGGCCTCGTTGTCGCCATAGTCTCGAACACGTCCCCTTGGACCTATCTCGGCAATCGCCCGATGTACACGTCGCCTAAGGCGTCGTTCGATAAAGGCATCGACGTGCTCGGCCTCAGCCGCCTTTCCACCGCCGCGGTTGCCCGGTATGGCACCCAGTTGCTCACTTCGTCCCCCGAGCGCGGACCCCACGGCAAGCACGCCGTCTCACTGCACGACCTGGATCACTTCACCTTGCATTCGAAGGTGCCCCTGCCCCTTCAGATGGACGGCGACCACCTCGGACTGCGTAAGAGCGTGACGTTCACAGGCGTACGCCGTGCACTGCGTGTGATTGTGTGA
- a CDS encoding WhiB family transcriptional regulator, with amino-acid sequence MDWRHNAVCREEDPELFFPIGNTGPALLQIEEAKAVCRRCPVIEQCLQWALESGQDSGVWGGLSEDERRAMKRRAARNRARQASA; translated from the coding sequence ATGGACTGGCGTCACAACGCCGTTTGCCGCGAGGAAGACCCCGAGCTCTTCTTCCCCATCGGCAACACCGGTCCTGCGCTGCTGCAGATCGAGGAAGCCAAGGCCGTCTGCCGTCGCTGCCCGGTGATCGAGCAGTGTCTGCAGTGGGCGCTCGAGTCCGGCCAGGACTCCGGCGTCTGGGGTGGTCTCAGCGAGGACGAGCGCCGCGCCATGAAGCGCCGCGCCGCCCGCAACCGGGCCCGTCAGGCCTCCGCCTGA
- a CDS encoding sensor histidine kinase, producing the protein MPSMNELVRQHTALDDSGLEWLHLLVSEWQLLSDLSFADLVLWVPTRDGTRYVSVAQMRPNTGPTSYQDDMVGHLVPRGRRPMLDAALDEGRIVREGDPEWREEVPVRIESIPVRREGRVLGVIARNTNLLTVRTPSRLELTYLQSASDLAQMIAAGSFPFPNQQVDMDASPRVGDGLIRLDADGIVQYASPNALSAYHRMGLAADLVGHHLGRTTAELAPTRGPVDEALAKVASGWAPREFEIEAHDGVIQFRAIPLKPKGARIGSLVLLRDVTELRRRERELITKDATIREIHHRVKNNLQTVAALLRLQARRIDSERGREALEEAVRRVGSIAIVHETLSQNLDERVEFDDIADRVLAMVAEISPGKVAGRRSGRFGILDAEVATPLSMVLTEILQNALEHGFREGDTGTVEVSAVRGGTAKEARLLVTVQDDGVGLPEGFDPHRSGNLGLQIVRTLVEGELGGTFDMVPAPERGTRVILDVPVQAQK; encoded by the coding sequence GTGCCCTCCATGAACGAACTGGTCCGCCAGCACACCGCCCTCGACGACTCCGGCCTCGAGTGGCTCCACCTGCTGGTCTCCGAGTGGCAACTGCTCTCCGACCTCTCCTTCGCCGACCTGGTCCTGTGGGTGCCCACCCGCGACGGCACCCGGTACGTCTCGGTCGCCCAGATGCGCCCGAACACCGGCCCGACCTCCTACCAGGACGACATGGTCGGCCACCTCGTCCCGCGCGGCCGGCGGCCTATGCTGGACGCGGCGCTGGACGAGGGCCGGATCGTGCGCGAGGGCGACCCGGAGTGGCGCGAGGAGGTCCCCGTCCGGATCGAGTCGATCCCCGTGCGGCGTGAGGGCCGCGTCCTCGGCGTCATCGCCCGCAACACCAACCTGCTGACCGTCCGCACCCCGAGCCGCCTGGAGCTGACCTACCTGCAGAGCGCCTCCGACCTGGCGCAGATGATCGCGGCCGGCTCCTTCCCGTTCCCGAACCAGCAGGTCGACATGGACGCCTCGCCGCGCGTCGGCGACGGCCTGATCCGGCTGGACGCGGACGGCATCGTCCAGTACGCCTCCCCGAACGCGCTGTCCGCCTACCACCGCATGGGACTGGCCGCCGACCTGGTCGGCCACCACCTGGGGCGGACCACCGCGGAACTCGCCCCCACCCGCGGTCCGGTGGACGAGGCGCTCGCCAAGGTGGCCAGCGGCTGGGCGCCGCGCGAGTTCGAGATCGAGGCCCACGACGGGGTGATCCAGTTCCGCGCCATCCCGCTCAAGCCCAAGGGTGCCCGCATCGGTTCCCTGGTGCTGCTCCGGGACGTCACCGAACTGCGCCGCCGCGAACGCGAACTGATCACCAAGGACGCCACCATCCGGGAGATCCACCACCGGGTGAAGAACAACCTGCAGACCGTCGCGGCCCTGCTGCGCCTGCAGGCCCGGCGCATCGACTCCGAGCGCGGCCGGGAGGCCCTGGAGGAGGCCGTCCGGCGGGTCGGCTCCATCGCGATCGTGCATGAGACGCTGTCTCAGAACCTGGACGAGCGCGTGGAGTTCGACGACATCGCCGACCGCGTCCTCGCGATGGTCGCCGAGATCTCCCCGGGCAAGGTGGCCGGCCGGCGCAGCGGACGGTTCGGCATACTCGACGCCGAGGTCGCCACCCCGCTGTCGATGGTCCTCACCGAAATCCTGCAGAACGCCCTGGAGCACGGCTTCCGCGAGGGCGACACCGGCACGGTCGAGGTCTCCGCGGTACGCGGCGGCACCGCCAAGGAAGCCCGCCTCCTCGTCACCGTCCAGGACGACGGCGTCGGCCTGCCCGAGGGATTCGATCCGCACCGCTCGGGCAACCTCGGCCTGCAGATCGTCCGGACCCTGGTGGAGGGCGAACTGGGCGGCACCTTCGACATGGTCCCGGCGCCGGAGCGGGGGACCCGGGTGATCCTCGACGTTCCGGTGCAGGCGCAGAAGTAG